AGCCAGGATGCTCCGTACTGGTTTAGTCCGAAGGCATTGATCACAGGGTTCCGGACTGCGGCATGATCCGTAACCTGCCAGTCGACATTCAGCGCCGAAACGCAGTTGAATCGCGCGCCGGTTGTTTTGCCGCGCGAGCGAGAATCGCTAACCGTCCGTCGTTCTGCGGCATTTGCGATCTGGCGATTGGAGGATACCGTGAAACAGCAGCCTGATGCCAGCCGTGCATGCGGCCGTATGCTTAAGTGCCCTTCCGCGCGGATGGGACTCGCGCTCTTCATTGCGCTCGTGTTGCTGACCGGATGTTGGGACCCTTTCGGGGGTGGCTTTCAAGAGTCGATTGACAAAGCTGTAAATGAGATCGAAAAGACAAGGCAGACCATCGACAAGGAATCAACCAACTGGCGCGGCGAGTTGCCGAAACTGGCGAACGCGCTGCAGGGCATCGAGAGCCAGGCCGCAAGTGACGCCCGATCGGCGATCGCGGACACGACCAACCAGGTTCAGGACATGGCGACGCAGTCCATGCAGATGAGCGACGCCAAAGCCCAGTCGCTCATCAGCCAGGCCGGCGTGGAGTTTCGCTGCAATGCGGGCTTCGTCCGGCAGGGCGTGCTGGATCAACTGAGGACCATTGTGGATGACCTGAAGTTCTACGCGCAGAACCGGAAGCACCAAGGCGACAAATCCATCCACGCGGTATGCTGGATCAACCCCACGGCGCTGGCGCTGGTTCCGAGCGGCGCCGCCTGGGTGCTCAACACGAGCAACATGCCCGAAAAGAACATCGTGATGGTGTTCGGCTACAACTTCCGTCCCGACGCCCTGCCCAGCCTCGATCTGCAGGATGGCACCGGCCGGAAGCTGCGCGGCGCGAACCTGCGCGCCGCGTACGTGACGCGCTACCAGATCAACCTCGACTTCTCGACCGAGAAGTTCGAGGGCGTCGCGCCGGGCGCCCGCATGGTCTTCAACTGGCCCGACAAGGCCGACCCCAATACGCTCAACCTGACGCTCAACCCGCCCGGCAAGCTTAGACTGAGCAACCCGGTGTTCACACCGCAGTCTCCGACAGCCTCGAAAGAGGCCGTGACGCTCAGAGTAACCGTTAAGAATGAAGGCGGCTCCCGCAGCGGCAATTTCGTCGTCACGTGGAAGCCGGACCCGAGCGATAACAACGTGGTGTCCACCAGCCAGACGCCGCTCGAATCCGGTGAAGCCCGGGTCGTGTCTTTTGCGGGCTATACATATCGGCGCGATGGCTCGATTCAATCGGTCATCTCGCTGAGCAACGGTGACGACACGCTCAGCGCCTCCGTGAGCGTTGCCAAGGCACCACCGGCGCAGCAGGATGTGATTTGCCAGGGGCCGTTTGGCGGCACCGGCGGCCGCGAGTTCAGTGATAAGGACCAGGTGCCTGCTGGCGTCCGTATAACCGGCGTCAACGTGCGCCACGGCTCGCGCATTGACGCGATCCAGGTGGTGCTTTCCTCCGGGACGTTGCCAGCCCATGGCGCCGGTGGCGGAGGTTTCACGAACTTCTCGCTTGCCGCCAATGAATACATCACCGGTATTGAGGGCCGTACCGGTACCCGGGTGGACTCGCTGAGAATACGCACCAATACTGGCCGGACGTCAGTCTGGTTCGGCGGAAGCGGCGGAAGCCTTCCATACTCTCTTGTCGCTCCGGCCGGATACGAAATATTTGCGTTCTTTGGCCGCTCTGGTGAGGAGGTTGACGCCATCGGCGCGTGCATGCGGCGTCGGTAAGATGATCGGCTGACAAGATGACAAGATGACACGGTGACAAGGTGACAAGATGACAGGATGACAGGATGACCGCGTCACGCGTCGCTCCGGTGTTGGTTGGAACGACAGCCACCGCATCCGTCATCCGCTCGACATCCGTTGACCGTCCGTTTGTCCGTTGGTCGTCCGTTGTCGGACTTGCGCCACTCCCCGCGCTCGTGTATCCTCGATTGCATTACACACATTCCGTCTGATGGAGTTGCTACCATGAATGACCAACGCCTGGCGCGCACGCGCCGCCAACTGGCCGCCAAGGGCATCGACGCGCTCGCGCTCGTGCCCGGCCCGAACATGATCTACCTCGCCGGCCTGTCGCTGCACCTGAGCGAGCGCCCGTCGGTGCTTATCGTGCGAACTGATGGCGGCATGGGCATCATCGCGCCGTCGCTCGAAGCGCCGCGCGTCGCGCAGACGCTCGGCCCCGCCGTGCAGGTCTTCGCCTGGGCCGACGAGGAGGGGCACGAGGGCGCGTTCGCCAAAGCGTGCGCCGCCATGGGCCTCGCCAACAGTACGCTCGCCATTGAGTATCTCCAGATGCGCGCCATCGAGGTCAAGGCGTTCGAGTCGCACGCGCCCGGCGTCAAACTCGTTGCGCTTGAGCAGAAGTTCCCGGCCTTCCGGGCGATCAAGGACGCCGACGAGATCGCCGCGACCAAACGCGCCGTGGCGATCATGGAAACCGCCCTGCACAAGGCGATGCAGGCGATCAAGCCGGGCGTGACCGAGCGCGAGATCGCGGCGGTCTACCGCGCCGCGGCGGCCGAGGCCGGCAGCGAGGGGATGCCGTTCAGCCCGATCGTCGCCTCCGGCCCCAACGCCGCTAACCCGCATTCCGTCGTCAGCGACCGGCAAATCCAGCCGGGCGACCTGGTCATCATCGACTGTGGCACGTTGTACGGCGGGTACGTGGCCGACATCACGCGCACCTTCGCCGTCGGGGCGATCAGCGCCGAGGCCGAGCGCATCTACAACACCGTGCTGGAGGCGAACCGCGCCGGGGTGCGCCGCGCAGCGCCCGATGTGGCCTGCGGCGACGTGGATCGCGCCGCGCGCGACGTGATTGCCAAAGCCGGCTATGGCCCGTACTTCATCCACCGCACCGGGCATGGCCTCGGCATGGAGACGCACGAGCCGCCGTACATGGTCGGCGGCAACCCGATGCCGCTGGAAGCGGGCATGATCTTCACCGTCGAGCCGGGCATCTACATCGAAGGCCAGGTCGGCGTGCGAATCGAGGACGACGTCGTCTGCACCGAAAACGGCGTCGAGGTGCTGACGACGTTCGAGCGGGGGCTGATTCGCCTGTGAGGCACTATCGCGCGCGCCGCATCGCGGCTCTGACGGCGGCGGCAGTGGCGCTGGCGGCGCTCCTCGCGGTCGTCGTACCGGCGCGGGCCGTGTCTGACCCGCAGGCCAAGCTACAACCGGCGCTGTTCGAGGCGCTGGCACAGGGCGATGCGCCGATGCTCGTCTACTTCGGCGGCACGGCTGACCTGTCGGCGGCATATGGCATAGCGGACAAGACCACCCGACGCCGCTACGTCTACGACCGCCTCCGTGAACAGGCCGCCCGCAGCCAGGCCGCCGCGCGCGGGCTGGCCGAGCGGGCAGGCGCACCGGTTCGCCCCCACTACCTGTTGAACATGATCGAGGTCAGCGGCGACGCGGCGCTGGCGCAGGCGCTGGCCGCGCTACCGGAGGTGTCGCGCCTGGCACTGGATACCCCCGCGTCAGCCAACCTGCCCCTTCCACAGCCCGAAGCCGGTACCAACGCACCATCGGCGCCCGCCGGGATCGAGTGGGGCGTCAACCGCATCCATGCGCCGGACGTCTGGATTACGTATACTGTGCGCGGCGAGGGGATTGTGGTCGGCACGGCCGACACCGGCGTACAGTGGGATCACCCGGCGCTGATCGGCCATTATCGCGGCTGGAACGGCATTACGGCCACGCACACGCTCAACTGGCACGATGGGGTGCATGCGCCTGCCGGCGTCGGCGCCTGTTCCTCTGCGGACAATCTCGTGCCGTGCGACGGCTACGGGCATGGCACGCACGTCACCGGGATCATGGTCGGCGACGACGGCGCGGGCAACCAAGTCGGCGTCGCGCCGGGTGCGCAGTGGATCGGCTGCCGCAACATGGACAACAGCGGCAACGGCTCGATCGCTCGCTACACGGAGTGCTTCGAGTTCATGCTGGCACCGT
This window of the Chloroflexota bacterium genome carries:
- a CDS encoding aminopeptidase P family protein, producing MNDQRLARTRRQLAAKGIDALALVPGPNMIYLAGLSLHLSERPSVLIVRTDGGMGIIAPSLEAPRVAQTLGPAVQVFAWADEEGHEGAFAKACAAMGLANSTLAIEYLQMRAIEVKAFESHAPGVKLVALEQKFPAFRAIKDADEIAATKRAVAIMETALHKAMQAIKPGVTEREIAAVYRAAAAEAGSEGMPFSPIVASGPNAANPHSVVSDRQIQPGDLVIIDCGTLYGGYVADITRTFAVGAISAEAERIYNTVLEANRAGVRRAAPDVACGDVDRAARDVIAKAGYGPYFIHRTGHGLGMETHEPPYMVGGNPMPLEAGMIFTVEPGIYIEGQVGVRIEDDVVCTENGVEVLTTFERGLIRL
- a CDS encoding S8 family serine peptidase gives rise to the protein MRHYRARRIAALTAAAVALAALLAVVVPARAVSDPQAKLQPALFEALAQGDAPMLVYFGGTADLSAAYGIADKTTRRRYVYDRLREQAARSQAAARGLAERAGAPVRPHYLLNMIEVSGDAALAQALAALPEVSRLALDTPASANLPLPQPEAGTNAPSAPAGIEWGVNRIHAPDVWITYTVRGEGIVVGTADTGVQWDHPALIGHYRGWNGITATHTLNWHDGVHAPAGVGACSSADNLVPCDGYGHGTHVTGIMVGDDGAGNQVGVAPGAQWIGCRNMDNSGNGSIARYTECFEFMLAPFPPGGNPLTDGHPELAADIVNNSWTCTPGEGCDSLHLNDLEAPIQSLNAASILVVAAASNYGSACSTVREPIGMYAEAFAAGATDIGDNIASFSSRGPVTVDGSNRMKPDISAPGVSVRSTYPYSGYNTLSGTSMASPHVAGAAALLWSAVPALTGKITETIGYLESTATPRTTAQGCGGDSPSAVPNNVYGYGIVNALAAIQSAASQYPTRTLRYYIPIFMQP